The following are encoded together in the Triticum dicoccoides isolate Atlit2015 ecotype Zavitan chromosome 6B, WEW_v2.0, whole genome shotgun sequence genome:
- the LOC119325121 gene encoding uncharacterized protein LOC119325121 has translation MSWLQYAATRRQRAATACLFLTGAALIAAAARLSYANIEPQRAKAAQRRKVLEDFIARKRAAVAGPGAGAGADSRPQPDPPKT, from the coding sequence ATGTCGTGGCTGCAGTACGCGGCGACCCGGAGGCAGCGCGCCGCCACGGCCTGCCTCTTCCTCACCGGCGCCGcgctcatcgccgccgccgcgcgcctctcCTACGCCAATATCGAGCCCCAGCGCGCCAAGGCCGCCCAGCGCCGCAAGGTCCTCGAGGACTTCATCGCCCGCAAGCGCGCAGCCGTGGCCGgacccggagccggagccggagcagaCTCCCGCCCCCAGCCAGACCCCCCCAAAACCTAG
- the LOC119326243 gene encoding DNA (cytosine-5)-methyltransferase DRM2-like: MAGLTSDSDDSDKFEWESDGEAAPSSAPALRNLDAPGPSTLERQSSNGWANGEATSTSLVEEYVTMGFPKEMVVKGIKEIGHDDANALLELLLTYKVLGDEGALGNCSTPGCACPNVQDDDDDDLDFDNWDNDNDTGGREHNSDSSGDEDFLQEMSAKDEKINLLVGMGFSEDEANMAMTTCGVDADLCVLVDSISASRVAGDCHSRNLFDDQVMDRCFDSFGERKKARLMEERKKKRKRYGGGAHGNRSSLDGSDDEQMLLPNPMVGFNLPGYRRPSVMRMLPQQAIGPPFFYYENVAQTPRGVWETISRFLYDIEPEFVDSMHLSAAARKRGYIHNLPIENRSPLLPLPPKTIFEAFPHYKKWWPSWDPRRQFNCLQTTVASAKTTERIQCLLARSSNPPPPSVQKYVIDECRKWNLVWVGKNKVAPLEPNEVEYLLGFPRDHTRGVGKTERYKSLGNSFHVDTVAYHLSVLRDMFPNGVSVLSLFTGIGGGEVALHRLGIHMRAVVSVEIGEANRRILRGWWDQTQTGTLIEIADVKSLTPDIIASYVGRFGGFDLVIGGSPCNNLAGSNRHHRDGLEGEQSSLFYHYFRILDVVKSAMARM; this comes from the exons ATGGCG GGCTTGACCAGCGACAGCGATGATAGTGATAAGTTTGAGTGGGAAAGTGATGGTGAGGCTGCGCCTTCATCAGCTCCGGCCTTGAGGAACTTGGATGCTCCTGGCCCATCCACGCTGGAACGTCAG AGTTCTAACGGGTGGGCCAAcggggaagcaacgtctacttctttagtcGAGGAATATGTGACGATGGGTTTCCCAAAAGAGATGGTTGTGAAGGGCATTAAGGAGATTG GGCACGATGATGCAAATGCGTTGCTAGAGCTACTTCTCACATATAAG GTACTAGGTGATGAAGGTGCATTGGGTAATTGCTCTACTCCTGGCTGCGCCTGCCCAAATgttcaagatgatgatgatgatgatcttgatttcGACAACTGGGATAACGACAATGATACTGGTGGTAGAGAGCACAACTCTGATAGTTCTGGTGATGAG GATTTTCTACAGGAGATGTCAGCGAAGGACGAGAAGATCAACTTATTAGTAGGCATGGGcttttctgaagatgaagccaataTGGCTATGACAACATGTG GTGTGGATGCTGATCTCTGTGTATTAGTTGATTCGATTAGTGCATCACGGGTTGCAGGAGATTGCCATTCCAGAAACTTATTTGACGATCAG GTTATGGATAGATGCTTTGATTCCTTTGGAGAGAGAAAGAAAGCAAGATTGATGGAAGAGCGCAAGAAAAAGAGGAAGCGATATGGAGGTGGAGCACATGGCAATCGATCTTCCTTGGATGGTAGTGACGATGAACAAATGCTTCTCCCAAATCCAATGGTTGGATTTAACCTGCCCGGTTATAGGCGGCCATCAGTGATGAGAATGCTTCCTCAACAAGCTATTGGACCACCTTTTTTCTACTATGAAAATGTGGCCCAAACTCCAAGAGGTGTATGGGAGACCATTTCAAGATTTCTATATGATATTGAACCAGAGTTTGTGGATTCTATGCATTTGTCTGCAGCTGCAAGGAAAAGAGGCTACATCCATAATTTACCAATTGAGAACAGAtcacctcttcttcctctgcctccaaAGACCATATTTGAGGCATTTCCTCATTATAAGAAGTGGTGGCCTTCTTGGGACCCGAGAAGACAATTCAATTGCTTGCAAACAACTGTGGCAAGTGCAAAGACGACAGAGCGGATCCAGTGTCTTCTTGCAAGGTCAAGCAATCCACCACCTCCAAGTGTTCAGAAATATGTCATTGATGAGTGTAGAAAATGGAATCTTGTCTGGGTTGGAAAAAACAAGGTTGCTCCGTTGGAGCCTAATGAGGTGGAATATCTACTTGGTTTCCCAAGGGACCACACAAGGGGGGTCGGCAAGACCGAGAGATATAAATCTCTTGGCAACTCATTCCATGTTGATACTGTTGCTTACCACTTGTCAGTGTTGAGGGACATGTTTCCTAATGGTGTTAGTGTGCTGTCCTTATTCACCGGTATTGGAGGAGGAGAGGTAGCTTTGCACAGGCTTGGGATCCACATGAGGGCAGTGGTTTCTGTTGAGATAGGTGAAGCTAATAGGAGGATTTTGAGAGGTTGGTGGGATCAGACCCAGACAGGCACGCTGATTGAGATTGCTGACGTGAAATCTCTCACCCCTGATATAATTGCATCATACGTTGGTAGATTTGGCGGCTTCGACTTAGTGATTGGGGGCA